A region from the Variovorax sp. RKNM96 genome encodes:
- a CDS encoding catalase family protein, with protein sequence MNTATLSTAPMRFDPSVETVADDELQTQAELVGTLLGMSRTMADHTGHAARSVHAKSHGLLHGELRVLDGLPEPLAQGLFATPGRHAVVMRISTPPAEMLDDRVSLPRGMALKVMDVEGERVEGSEAHTTQDFLFVDGPVFPAPDAKGFLKSLKLLAGTTDKAPNAKRLLSSVLRGVEKAVEAVGGQSGTLIAMGGHPEVHPLGATFFTQVPLRYGNYIAKLQLAPVSPNLVALEGRPIDLDDKPDGTREAVMDVVRQQPAEWELRVQLCVDLERMPVEDASVEWPQDLSPFVPVARITVGPQAGWSDDLAREIDDGMAFNPWHALAAHRPLGNVMRARKAAYAASSNYRSERNGCPLHR encoded by the coding sequence ATGAACACCGCCACGCTTTCCACCGCCCCCATGCGCTTCGACCCGTCCGTGGAGACGGTGGCCGACGACGAGCTCCAGACCCAGGCTGAACTCGTCGGCACGCTCCTGGGCATGTCCCGCACCATGGCCGACCACACCGGCCATGCCGCGCGCAGCGTGCACGCCAAGAGTCACGGGCTGCTGCATGGCGAACTGCGCGTGCTCGATGGCCTGCCCGAGCCGCTGGCGCAGGGCCTCTTCGCCACGCCGGGCCGCCACGCGGTCGTGATGCGCATCTCCACGCCGCCCGCCGAGATGCTGGACGACCGCGTCTCGCTGCCGCGCGGCATGGCGCTCAAGGTGATGGATGTCGAAGGCGAGCGCGTGGAAGGCTCGGAGGCCCACACCACACAGGACTTCCTGTTCGTCGACGGCCCGGTGTTCCCCGCGCCCGATGCGAAGGGGTTCCTGAAAAGCCTGAAGCTGCTCGCCGGCACCACCGACAAGGCGCCCAACGCCAAGCGCTTGCTCTCGAGCGTGCTGCGGGGTGTGGAGAAGGCCGTCGAAGCGGTCGGCGGCCAGAGCGGCACGTTGATCGCCATGGGCGGCCACCCCGAGGTCCATCCGTTGGGCGCCACCTTCTTCACGCAGGTGCCGCTGCGCTACGGCAACTACATCGCGAAGCTGCAGCTGGCGCCGGTCTCGCCCAACCTGGTGGCGCTGGAGGGCCGGCCCATCGACCTGGACGACAAGCCCGACGGCACGCGCGAAGCGGTCATGGACGTCGTGCGGCAGCAGCCCGCCGAATGGGAACTGCGCGTGCAGCTGTGCGTGGACCTGGAGCGCATGCCCGTGGAAGACGCCTCGGTCGAATGGCCGCAGGACCTGAGCCCCTTCGTGCCTGTGGCGCGCATCACCGTGGGCCCGCAGGCCGGCTGGAGCGACGACCTTGCACGCGAGATCGACGACGGCATGGCCTTCAACCCCTGGCACGCGCTGGCCGCGCACCGGCCGCTGGGCAACGTGATGCGTGCGCGCAAGGCCGCGTATGCCGCCTCGTCGAACTACCGCAGCGAACGCAACGGGTGCCCGCTGCACCGCTGA
- a CDS encoding PLP-dependent aminotransferase family protein: protein MEPLFELAIRLPDTGSRDLLREVHRQLRDAILDGRLQPGARLPATRALAGRLGVSRNTMLAAYDLLLSEGYLLARPGAGTYVADTLPQSRWGRMSKGAKGTSTRRDTRLVPLNVPGADLAPTLQPQRARDDFRVGLPDIGAFPFDIWRRLSDRALRRIAREPADYAEPQGQSALREAIARHVSFTRAVGCTADDIVVTAGAQQAFGLLARILVVPGRTVVAVEQLFYPSLREAMTAAGAKVITVQTDVEGLCVDRLPPEARVICVTPSHQFPTGVAMSPQRRAALLAFARARNAVVIEDDYDSEFRFAGRPLDALQTLDRAESVCYVGTFSKSLFPALRLGFVVAPPWARAALVRARELADWHGPVLGQEALAAFIAEGHLARHIRKMRKVYGARRDALLEALAKHGAGRLEVIPSDAGLHLSAWLRTGTRDHAVVERAAAAGITLPPLSRFALDPEAPDVPNGLAFGYGLIDESQIDGAIRRLAALL, encoded by the coding sequence ATGGAGCCACTTTTCGAACTCGCCATCCGCTTGCCGGACACCGGCTCGCGCGACCTGCTGCGCGAGGTGCACCGGCAGCTGCGCGATGCCATCCTCGATGGCCGCCTGCAGCCCGGCGCGCGGCTGCCCGCCACGCGCGCGCTCGCCGGGCGGCTGGGCGTGTCGCGCAACACCATGCTCGCGGCCTACGACCTGCTGCTGAGCGAGGGCTACCTGCTCGCGCGCCCCGGCGCCGGTACCTACGTGGCCGACACGCTGCCGCAGTCACGCTGGGGCCGCATGTCCAAAGGCGCCAAAGGCACATCGACCCGGCGCGACACGCGGCTGGTGCCGCTGAACGTGCCGGGCGCCGACCTCGCGCCCACGCTCCAGCCGCAACGCGCGCGCGACGATTTCCGCGTCGGCCTGCCCGACATCGGCGCGTTTCCCTTCGACATCTGGCGCCGCCTGTCCGACCGCGCGTTGCGCCGCATCGCGCGCGAGCCCGCCGACTACGCCGAGCCGCAGGGCCAGTCCGCACTGCGCGAGGCGATCGCGAGGCATGTGTCGTTCACGCGCGCGGTCGGCTGCACCGCAGACGACATCGTCGTCACCGCCGGCGCGCAGCAGGCCTTCGGGCTGCTCGCGCGCATCCTCGTCGTGCCGGGGCGCACGGTCGTCGCGGTGGAGCAGCTTTTCTATCCGTCGCTGCGCGAGGCCATGACCGCAGCGGGCGCGAAAGTGATCACGGTGCAGACCGATGTCGAGGGCCTCTGCGTCGACCGCCTGCCGCCCGAGGCACGCGTGATCTGCGTGACGCCCTCGCACCAGTTCCCGACCGGCGTCGCGATGTCGCCGCAGCGCCGCGCGGCATTGCTGGCCTTCGCGCGGGCGCGCAACGCGGTCGTCATCGAGGACGACTACGACAGCGAATTCCGCTTCGCCGGTCGCCCGCTCGATGCGTTGCAAACGCTCGACCGTGCCGAATCGGTCTGCTACGTCGGCACTTTTTCCAAGAGCCTGTTCCCCGCGCTGCGGCTGGGCTTCGTGGTCGCGCCGCCGTGGGCACGTGCGGCGCTGGTGCGGGCGCGCGAGCTGGCCGACTGGCACGGGCCGGTGCTCGGGCAGGAGGCGCTGGCCGCGTTCATCGCCGAGGGGCATCTCGCGCGCCACATTCGCAAGATGCGCAAGGTCTACGGCGCGCGGCGCGACGCATTGCTCGAGGCGCTGGCGAAGCACGGCGCGGGCCGGCTCGAGGTGATTCCTTCCGACGCGGGCCTGCACCTGTCCGCGTGGCTGCGCACCGGCACCCGCGACCACGCCGTGGTCGAACGCGCCGCCGCGGCCGGCATCACACTGCCGCCGCTCTCGCGCTTCGCACTGGACCCGGAGGCGCCCGATGTTCCCAACGGCCTCGCCTTCGGCTACGGGCTGATCGACGAATCGCAGATCGACGGCGCGATCCGCCGCCTCGCCGCGCTGCTCTGA
- the infA gene encoding translation initiation factor IF-1, with protein sequence MPKEELIEMNGAVTEVLPDSRYRVTLDNGHQLIAYSGGKMRKHHIRILAGDKVSLELSPYDLTKGRITFRHLERRGPPPTNSGNNNAPRR encoded by the coding sequence ATGCCCAAGGAAGAACTGATCGAAATGAACGGCGCAGTGACCGAAGTCCTGCCCGACTCGCGCTACCGCGTCACGCTGGACAACGGCCATCAGCTGATCGCCTACAGCGGCGGCAAGATGCGCAAGCACCACATCCGCATCCTGGCGGGTGACAAGGTGTCGCTCGAACTCTCGCCCTACGACCTGACCAAGGGCCGTATCACCTTCCGTCACCTGGAGCGTCGCGGCCCGCCGCCGACCAACTCCGGCAACAACAACGCACCTCGCCGCTGA
- a CDS encoding MFS transporter, translating into MHTEPLAAPQALPAERLPVSLAWLALGAFALGTESFMVVGLLPMLAADLQVSAARAGQLVLLFALSYAIGSPLMAALFARLGRRPLLVASLAAFSGITLAASMAQGFAQLALARVALGLVAGVFLPTASAVAASMVSPALRGRALAIVTGGGTVAVAVGVPLGAWIAGWGGWRMAYLLVAAVAALAAWGIAIGLPRSLASSAPAAAARAPSSFSVTREPGVLPALLTSVLWTTGGFSFYTYIASFLSGTVGFGTQGVSAVFCAIGIAAALGTATGGWATDRFGADRVAQAFALVLVAIFGGLSFSAQMLPRDVALPLIVGLSALWGFAGWGFGPAQAVRLIRLAPDRAPMTLSLNASAIYLGIAAGSALGGVVIELFGVSAVGWAAAASQLVGLGLMLRAAHRSRAAISSPTSPLAA; encoded by the coding sequence ATGCACACCGAACCTCTCGCCGCCCCGCAAGCACTACCCGCCGAACGCCTGCCTGTCAGCCTCGCGTGGCTGGCACTTGGCGCCTTCGCTCTGGGCACCGAGAGCTTCATGGTCGTCGGCCTGCTGCCGATGCTGGCGGCCGACCTGCAGGTGAGCGCCGCGCGCGCCGGGCAACTGGTGCTGCTGTTCGCACTGAGCTACGCCATCGGCTCGCCGCTGATGGCCGCGCTGTTCGCGCGCTTGGGCCGGCGGCCGCTGCTGGTCGCCAGCCTCGCGGCGTTTTCCGGCATCACGCTGGCCGCGTCGATGGCGCAGGGCTTCGCGCAGCTGGCGCTGGCGCGGGTCGCACTCGGATTGGTGGCCGGCGTGTTTCTGCCGACCGCGAGCGCGGTGGCGGCCTCGATGGTGTCGCCCGCGCTGCGCGGCCGGGCGCTCGCCATCGTGACGGGCGGCGGCACGGTGGCGGTCGCCGTCGGCGTGCCGCTGGGCGCGTGGATCGCGGGCTGGGGCGGCTGGCGCATGGCCTACCTGCTGGTCGCGGCGGTGGCGGCACTGGCCGCCTGGGGCATCGCCATCGGCCTGCCGCGCAGCCTGGCTTCTTCGGCGCCGGCCGCAGCCGCGCGTGCGCCGTCGTCGTTCTCGGTGACCCGCGAGCCTGGCGTGCTGCCGGCGCTGCTGACCTCCGTGCTGTGGACCACCGGCGGCTTCAGCTTCTATACCTATATCGCGTCGTTCCTGTCGGGCACGGTGGGCTTCGGCACCCAGGGCGTGAGCGCCGTGTTCTGCGCGATCGGCATCGCAGCCGCCCTCGGCACCGCGACTGGCGGCTGGGCCACCGACCGCTTCGGCGCCGACCGCGTGGCGCAGGCCTTCGCACTGGTGCTGGTGGCGATCTTCGGCGGGCTGTCGTTCTCGGCGCAGATGCTGCCGCGCGACGTGGCGCTGCCGCTGATCGTGGGGCTGTCGGCGCTCTGGGGCTTTGCCGGCTGGGGCTTCGGCCCGGCGCAGGCGGTGCGGCTGATCCGCCTGGCACCGGACCGCGCGCCGATGACGCTGTCGCTCAACGCCTCGGCGATCTATCTCGGCATCGCGGCGGGCTCTGCGCTGGGCGGCGTGGTGATCGAGCTGTTCGGCGTGAGCGCCGTGGGCTGGGCGGCCGCCGCCAGCCAGCTCGTGGGGCTGGGCCTGATGTTGCGTGCGGCCCACAGGTCGCGGGCTGCGATTTCTTCGCCTACATCGCCGCTGGCTGCCTGA